One segment of Castanea sativa cultivar Marrone di Chiusa Pesio chromosome 3, ASM4071231v1 DNA contains the following:
- the LOC142629774 gene encoding L-type lectin-domain containing receptor kinase IX.1-like, with the protein MALSNIPFGLVQPPQKVQFLFNQLFIFFLMLLPNAMSISFNFPSFKANNSNLTFRRDAFMKPDGRLYLTKDTLEGPIGASVGRAFYHEPVHLWDNSTGKLNVTDFTTNFSFIIKAVDKNAGVADGLAFFISPFDSSIPNNTLGENLGLFSQETAINGTQNQIVAVEFDTFHNWWDPSAPHVGIDINSIISKVNVTLPPSINITDGSTKNVRVSYDSASQNLSVFLTDEPACSWNSSLSYIVDLTILPEWVSVGFSATTGLAFELHTILSWSFNSTLEAGDVSTQPNKKNKLALIICLAVSSGVVSCGIGLLWFLFWRKRAGGNTEDSGDDDNMDDEFEKGTGPRRFTYRELLNATNNFAERGKLGEGGFGGVYKGLLSESNVEVAVKRVSKGSKQGKKEYKSEVKIISRLRHRNLVQLIGWCHEQRELLLVYEYMPNGSLDSHLFGAKIMLKWPVRYNIAQGLTSAILYLHEEWEQCVVHRDIKSSNIMLDSNFNAKLGDFGLARLVDHELGLQTTVLAGTVGYLAPECFSTGTASKESDVYSFGVVCLEIACGRKPVDPRAEPSKVRLVEWVWDLYGNGQLIEAVDKSLGMEFDEGQIKSLMVVGLWCCHPDPTSRPSIRQVMHILNFEASLPNLPSKLPVPMYVGPPMDLCKLSNTSSGFTRSKDQTQCSCSSCSTNSSMSTGPSKPLLYSSKAEVELASTMH; encoded by the exons ATGGCACTCTCCAACATACCTTTTGGCCTTGTTCAACCTCCTCAAAAAGTCCAATTTCTTTTCAATCagctcttcatcttctttttgaTGCTACTTCCCAATGCAATGTCAATTTCCTTCAACTTCCCTAGTTTCAAAGCAAATAACAGTAACCTAACCTTCCGACGTGATGCGTTTATGAAACCAGATGGCCGTCTCTATCTCACAAAGGATACTCTTGAGGGCCCCATCGGCGCAAGTGTTGGTCGTGCCTTTTATCATGAACCAGTTCACCTTTGGGATAATAGCACAGGGAAGCTTAACGTTACAGACTTCACCACGAACTTCTCCTTTATCATTAAAGCTGTCGATAAGAATGCTGGTGTCGCTGATGGGCTTGCTTTCTTCATCTCACCATTTGATTCTAGTATCCCTAACAATACATTGGGGGAGAATCTTGGTCTGTTTAGTCAAGAAACCGCTATCAACGGCACTCAAAATCAAATTGTTGCCGTTGAGTTTGACACTTTCCATAACTGGTGGGATCCAAGTGCTCCTCATGTGGGAATCGATATCAATTCCATTATCTCAAAGGTAAATGTGACTTTGCCACCAAGCATTAATATTACGGATGGGTCAACAAAAAATGTACGGGTAAGTTACGACTCAGCATCCCAAAATCTTAGTGTGTTCCTAACTGATGAACCAGCATGCAGTTGGAATTCTAGTCTTTCATATATTGTTGACTTAACTATTTTGCCGGAATGGGTTAGCGTTGGTTTCTCCGCTACTACAGGTTTGGCGTTTGAGTTACATACAATACTTTCTTGGTCATTTAATTCAACTTTAGAGGCTGGAGATGTGTCTACTCAACCAAACAA GAAAAACAAATTGGCGTTGATCATTTGTTTAGCAGTGAGTTCCGGTGTAGTGAGTTGTGGTATAGGTCTactttggtttcttttttggagaaaaaggGCCGGTGGGAATACAGAAGATTCGGGTGATGATGACAATATGGATGATGAATTTGAAAAAGGAACAGGGCCAAGGAGGTTCACATACCGTGAACTTCTGAATGCAACAAACAACTTTGCAGAACGAGGGAAGCTTGGAGAGGGAGGATTCGGAGGAGTTTACAAAGGTTTGTTAAGTGAATCCAATGTGGAAGTTGCAGTTAAGAGAGTCTCAAAAGGATCAaagcaaggaaaaaaagagTACAAGTCAGAAGTGAAGATCATTAGCCGTTTAAGACATAGGAATTTGGTTCAACTCATTGGTTGGTGCCATGAACAGCGTGAGTTACTTCTTGTGTATGAGTATATGCCTAATGGAAGCCTTGATTCTCATCTATTTGGAGCAAAGATTATGCTAAAATGGCCAGTAAGGTACAACATAGCTCAGGGATTGACTTCTGCAATACTCTACCTTCATGAAGAGTGGGAACAATGTGTAGTGCATAGAGATATAAAGTCTAGCAATATCATGTTGGATTCAAACTTCAATGCCAAACTTGGCGATTTTGGCCTTGCTAGACTCGTAGATCATGAGTTGGGCTTACAAACAACTGTGTTAGCTGGGACCGTGGGCTACCTTGCCCCGGAGTGTTTCTCCACTGGTACAGCTTCTAAGGAATCcgatgtttatagttttgggGTGGTTTGTCTTGAAATTGCATGTGGAAGAAAGCCAGTCGATCCACGGGCGGAACCAAGCAAGGTTAGGCTAGTAGAGTGGGTGTGGGATCTCTATGGAAATGGTCAACTCATTGAAGCCGTTGATAAAAGCTTAGGTATGGAATTTGATGAAGGGCAAATAAAGAGTTTGATGGTGGTTGGATTATGGTGTTGTCATCCTGATCCCACTAGCAGGCCCTCTATAAGGCAAGTAATGCACATTCTTAATTTTGAAGCTTCTTTGCCCAACCTTCCATCAAAGTTGCCAGTGCCAATGTATGTTGGGCCCCCAATGGACCTATGTAAATTATCCAATACTTCATCGGGTTTCACCAGATCTAAAGATCAAACGCAATGTTCATGTAGTAGTTGTTCTACTAATTCGTCTATGTCAACTGGCCCAAGCAAACCTCTTCTATATTCAAGCAAAGCTGAAGTGGAGTTAGCTTCAACTATGCATTAA